One Defluviitoga tunisiensis genomic window carries:
- a CDS encoding HAD family hydrolase has product MKNIVFDLGNVLFRFDPKEILDDLFEEELIKKKIIKDVFKTKIWADLDRGTISYNDACRIWLNNNPDLKSELMLLLVNWHKYLTPIEENISFLYRLKSKGKNLYVLSNFHEHAFNYIRTHYSFFELFDGMVISYQVKLLKPEKEIYNLLIENYNLIPEQTIFIDDSLENVKAAEEVGIKGILYLNSEELYKQLDGL; this is encoded by the coding sequence GTGAAAAATATAGTTTTCGACTTAGGAAATGTGCTTTTTCGATTTGATCCAAAAGAGATTTTGGATGATTTATTCGAAGAAGAGTTAATAAAGAAAAAGATAATTAAAGATGTATTCAAAACAAAAATATGGGCGGATTTAGATAGAGGTACAATTAGTTATAACGATGCGTGTAGAATCTGGTTAAACAATAATCCGGATTTAAAGAGCGAACTTATGTTACTTCTTGTAAATTGGCACAAATATTTAACACCTATTGAAGAAAATATATCTTTTCTTTATCGTTTAAAATCTAAAGGAAAGAATTTGTATGTTCTTTCTAACTTTCATGAACATGCCTTCAATTATATAAGAACGCATTATTCTTTTTTTGAGCTATTTGACGGAATGGTGATTTCATATCAGGTAAAATTATTGAAACCAGAGAAAGAAATATACAATCTTTTAATAGAAAATTATAACCTAATTCCTGAGCAAACTATTTTTATAGATGATTCATTAGAAAATGTTAAAGCTGCTGAAGAAGTAGGAATAAAAGGTATCTTGTATTTGAATTCTGAAGAATTATATAAACAATTAGATGGTCTATAA
- a CDS encoding sulfotransferase, producing MESIFEKHCVFITSTGRTGTQFLAKSLNQMIEDCYSVHEPANVFFKDMKKWGQDIKRFGLYQMTIGQFLPSKSMCKLSTYRRLGKISDEKAQEYIKGLRKQILEETKESIYVESSNHLHGVVDLLEKVFPNSKIVFIIRDPRTWVRSAISSPVYLLYKTVDFAFLEMSMRPYHFKDDPYSDKWKKMSKIERYAWYYNKLNTFVLDTMENRKNFRVYRYEDLFLSDRKNDFFIDFLEYCSKFPDGFSKRYQFKPQLLSKKLNSSADKYKIPHWKKWDKKMAQDIQRHCGKLMERFGYGKEPEWLDKLSTDYEKEFA from the coding sequence ATGGAATCGATTTTTGAAAAACATTGTGTTTTTATTACTTCAACTGGAAGAACTGGAACTCAATTTTTGGCAAAAAGTTTAAATCAAATGATAGAGGATTGTTATTCTGTACATGAACCTGCTAATGTTTTCTTTAAAGATATGAAAAAATGGGGTCAAGATATAAAACGATTTGGATTATATCAAATGACTATAGGACAATTTTTACCTTCCAAATCGATGTGTAAGCTGAGCACTTATAGGCGTTTGGGGAAAATTTCTGATGAAAAAGCACAAGAATATATAAAAGGTTTAAGAAAACAAATATTGGAAGAGACAAAAGAAAGTATTTATGTTGAGTCCAGCAATCATTTACATGGTGTTGTGGATCTTCTTGAAAAAGTGTTTCCTAATAGTAAGATTGTTTTTATTATTAGAGATCCTAGAACTTGGGTCAGATCAGCAATTAGTTCACCAGTTTATCTTTTATATAAAACAGTAGATTTTGCATTTTTAGAAATGAGTATGAGACCCTATCATTTTAAAGATGATCCGTATTCAGATAAATGGAAAAAGATGTCAAAGATCGAGAGGTATGCTTGGTATTATAACAAATTAAACACTTTTGTTCTTGATACAATGGAAAACAGAAAAAATTTTCGGGTATATCGATACGAGGATCTTTTCTTAAGCGATAGAAAAAATGATTTTTTTATAGATTTTCTAGAATATTGTAGTAAATTTCCAGATGGTTTTAGTAAAAGGTATCAATTTAAGCCCCAATTGCTTAGCAAAAAACTAAATTCTAGTGCAGATAAATATAAGATCCCCCACTGGAAGAAATGGGATAAAAAAATGGCTCAAGATATTCAGAGACATTGTGGCAAATTGATGGAAAGATTTGGTTATGGAAAAGAGCCTGAATGGTTGGATAAATTAAGCACGGATTATGAAAAAGAATTTGCATAA
- the murB gene encoding UDP-N-acetylmuramate dehydrogenase, with the protein MDLEGICKELYILGCEIRKDEYLKNHTSFRIGGKTPYMFFPKTKNVFVETLILLKRNNIPFKIIGGGTNLIVTDYDVDFVVLSTKYLTGIKEEFLSDRQKLLVETECGVYLASLSYLVSERGYSGLEFACGIPGTVGGALYMNAGAYDGEIKNIVLEAEVFDLSDMKVKKFRNEELEFSYRKSIFQDSPLILLSSKQVFNKGNVYEIKRKIEEFSSKRLNKQPIEMPCAGSIFKRPKPDFYVGTAIESLGLKGYSIGDAQISSKHAGFIINKGNATFNQVMALIDYVKKTIKEKYQVDLTVEPEIWK; encoded by the coding sequence ATGGATTTGGAAGGCATATGTAAAGAATTGTACATTCTAGGTTGTGAAATAAGAAAAGATGAATATTTGAAGAATCATACAAGTTTTAGAATAGGGGGAAAAACCCCTTATATGTTTTTTCCTAAAACCAAAAACGTATTTGTTGAAACGTTAATCTTACTGAAAAGAAATAATATACCATTTAAAATTATTGGGGGAGGCACTAATTTAATTGTTACAGATTATGATGTAGACTTTGTTGTGTTATCTACAAAGTATCTTACAGGAATAAAAGAAGAATTTTTAAGTGATAGGCAAAAATTGCTAGTTGAAACAGAATGTGGGGTTTATCTTGCTAGTCTTTCTTATCTAGTTTCTGAAAGAGGATATAGCGGCTTAGAATTTGCCTGTGGAATTCCTGGAACAGTTGGTGGTGCTTTATATATGAATGCGGGTGCTTATGATGGAGAAATTAAAAATATAGTATTAGAAGCAGAGGTGTTTGATTTATCAGATATGAAAGTAAAAAAATTCAGGAATGAAGAATTAGAATTTTCTTACAGAAAAAGTATTTTTCAAGATTCTCCTCTTATTCTATTATCTTCAAAGCAAGTGTTTAACAAAGGTAATGTTTACGAAATAAAGAGAAAAATAGAAGAATTTTCGAGTAAAAGGTTGAATAAACAGCCAATAGAAATGCCTTGCGCCGGGAGTATATTTAAAAGGCCAAAACCTGATTTTTACGTAGGAACTGCTATAGAAAGTCTTGGCTTGAAAGGTTACTCTATAGGCGATGCACAAATTTCATCTAAGCATGCAGGATTTATTATTAATAAAGGCAATGCTACTTTTAATCAGGTTATGGCTTTGATTGATTATGTAAA
- the upp gene encoding uracil phosphoribosyltransferase, with product MNNLHIVDHPLIKHKLSIMRNKDTGPKEFRELLNEITLLLTYEASRNLPTIEVEVETPLTITKGEMVEDKKITIVPILRAGLGMLDGVLSLVPNASVGFLGVFRDPDTLMPIEYYVKFPPLTEDHQIIIVDPMLATGRSMSHAIKQVKKHGGKHIILMCLIAAPEGVSVVIQDHPDVEIYTAALDEKLNDKAYIIPGLGDAGDRLYRTK from the coding sequence ATGAACAATCTTCACATCGTAGATCATCCTTTAATAAAGCATAAACTCTCCATAATGAGAAACAAAGATACCGGTCCAAAAGAGTTTAGAGAACTTCTAAATGAAATCACATTACTTTTAACTTATGAAGCATCCAGAAATCTTCCTACTATAGAAGTCGAAGTGGAAACCCCATTAACCATCACCAAAGGTGAGATGGTAGAAGACAAAAAAATAACCATTGTACCAATTCTTCGAGCCGGTCTTGGAATGCTTGATGGAGTCCTTTCCTTGGTTCCAAATGCTAGTGTGGGTTTTTTAGGTGTTTTTAGAGACCCTGATACTTTAATGCCTATTGAATATTATGTGAAGTTTCCCCCTTTAACAGAAGACCACCAGATAATAATTGTTGATCCAATGTTAGCTACTGGTCGTTCAATGAGTCATGCCATAAAACAAGTCAAAAAACACGGAGGAAAACATATAATTCTTATGTGTTTAATCGCTGCCCCGGAAGGAGTAAGTGTTGTAATACAAGATCATCCCGATGTAGAAATATATACTGCTGCACTAGATGAGAAATTAAATGACAAGGCTTATATTATTCCTGGATTAGGTGATGCAGGAGATAGATTATATAGAACAAAATAG
- the murJ gene encoding murein biosynthesis integral membrane protein MurJ yields MSKLLEHTFLFSLATLISRILGLVRDASFAHYFGISAQYDAYSIAILFPFFLRKIFADGALSSAFVPLFNRKDGKDAQKFFSTTFWSILIVTSLLYIPVGIFSDKIVLILGTGLPPSILDLTSFLLKISYPYIIFISLWAVITGVLNSKDIYFGPAVAPALSNIVSIIFIVTSSYFIPQILGPTIGFTIGGVVEFLLVFFILKKIRFPITFDFNVQDLKPILKLFGPALLGVAVGTLNTLIDTNIATWTGTGGVSTIEYALRIYQLPLGIFAVSVANALLPKLSYSSSMKNDNEFQQTLENSIELMLFFIIPATFGLIFLNKEIIALIYQHGNFTYQDTLITSKTLLCYSLGLPFYALHTIFIRKYHSQLNTKYPSIVAVIMLLINAFLDIILAKKIGVPGIALATSISGFFGMLLTGFSTFKSLKIENWIEIIKIFGASLIMAFFIIIFKTFFYSRLWTILIVTFGALIYVITSYLLGYRKLSTAINLIFKRKNRK; encoded by the coding sequence ATGTCAAAATTATTAGAGCACACTTTTTTGTTTTCTTTAGCTACCTTAATTAGTAGAATCCTCGGATTGGTCAGAGATGCGTCTTTTGCTCATTACTTTGGTATAAGTGCTCAATATGATGCCTATTCCATTGCCATTCTTTTCCCTTTTTTTCTTAGAAAAATTTTCGCAGATGGCGCTTTGTCCTCTGCATTTGTTCCATTATTTAACAGAAAAGATGGTAAAGATGCCCAGAAATTTTTTAGTACAACTTTTTGGTCAATACTAATTGTCACTTCTTTGCTTTACATACCTGTTGGTATATTCTCTGATAAAATTGTGTTAATATTAGGAACAGGGTTGCCACCTTCTATCTTGGATTTGACATCATTCTTGCTGAAAATATCTTATCCATATATAATTTTTATTTCTTTATGGGCTGTAATAACAGGTGTTTTAAATTCTAAAGACATTTATTTTGGCCCTGCCGTCGCCCCTGCTTTATCAAATATTGTGAGCATTATTTTTATAGTAACGTCTTCCTACTTTATTCCACAGATATTAGGTCCTACTATCGGCTTTACGATAGGTGGTGTTGTTGAATTTTTACTCGTTTTTTTCATATTAAAAAAAATACGCTTTCCAATAACTTTCGATTTCAACGTTCAAGATTTAAAACCTATTCTAAAATTATTTGGTCCTGCATTATTGGGAGTAGCAGTTGGAACTTTAAACACTCTAATTGACACCAATATTGCCACCTGGACAGGAACAGGTGGCGTATCAACTATAGAATATGCACTAAGAATTTATCAGTTACCTTTAGGTATTTTTGCAGTTAGTGTTGCAAATGCCCTACTACCCAAACTTTCTTATTCATCTAGTATGAAAAATGATAATGAGTTTCAGCAAACCCTAGAGAATAGTATTGAACTAATGCTATTTTTTATAATCCCTGCAACGTTTGGTTTGATATTTTTAAATAAAGAAATAATTGCACTTATATATCAGCATGGAAATTTTACTTATCAAGACACCTTAATTACTTCAAAAACCCTTTTGTGTTATTCACTTGGATTACCGTTCTACGCTTTACATACTATCTTTATCAGAAAATATCATTCACAATTAAATACAAAATATCCTTCAATAGTCGCAGTGATTATGCTTTTAATAAATGCCTTCTTGGACATTATACTAGCCAAAAAAATAGGTGTCCCAGGCATAGCTTTGGCTACCTCTATCTCAGGATTTTTCGGAATGTTATTAACAGGATTCTCTACATTTAAATCCTTAAAAATAGAAAATTGGATTGAAATTATTAAAATATTCGGTGCGAGCTTAATCATGGCATTTTTTATTATAATTTTTAAAACCTTTTTTTATTCAAGGTTATGGACAATACTTATAGTTACATTTGGGGCTTTAATTTACGTTATAACTTCATATTTACTTGGTTACAGAAAGTTATCTACCGCTATTAATTTGATCTTTAAAAGAAAAAATCGAAAATAA